In the genome of Dehalococcoidales bacterium, the window AGAGGGAGAGGTTCGTAATTCCTTCCCTCTCCCTGCCAGCGGAGAGGGGGACAAATAAGAGGGAGAGGGGTTAGGTCCCTTGCCTGTCCGCCGGAGCTTTAGCGCAGGCGGGGAGACACAGAGAGAGAGGTCATTTTATTCGCCCCGTCATTCCCGCTCATCCTGAGCCTGTCGAAGGAGAAAGCGGGAATCCAGCATCCCATCCTCTCAACTACTAACTACAAATTACAAACTGCCACTCAATCCTCTCCCTTTCTCCTCCGTGAATCGGGACGACGTAGCAATCTCACTGCCTTTTCCCCTTGTCACTTCCTTGACACTTGTTACTTGCTACTTGTTACCTGTTACCCCTCCCCGTTTCTGTCCCCGCCTTATCCCCCCGCTCACCCTGAGCTTGTCGAAGGGCCTAGCGTAATCAACCCTCTCCCCTAATCTCTAATCTCTAACCCATCCCCGGCGCGTTCGTAAATATAATAATGGCCGCCAGCAGCGCCGCCAGCTCGGACACCTCGTTAATCGCCCCGTAGCTATCCCCCGTCAGCCCGGCAAACTTGCGCTTTAAATAAAACGCCAGCCCCGTCGCCGTCAGCCAGACCCCGGCCATAATGAGAAATCCGGTCACCTGGAACAGGGGATAAAAGGCGGCGGCTAAACCAGCCGTGAAAATGGTGGCTGCTAAGAATTGCGGCCAGCGGGTAGCGCTTTTGTACGCCGACCCCAGCCCCTCCGGCCGCGCGTACCGGAACGCGTAAATAGAGTAGACCATCGCCCAGCGGCTGGCCGCCGGCATGAACAGCAGTACCGCCGTCATCTTTTCCGCGGGGATATTGCTCAGCAGGACGTATTTTACCAGCAATACCAGCGCCACCCCCACCACCCCGAACGCCCCGGACCGGCTGTCCCGCATGATTCTCCAGCGCTCCTCCACCGGCTTGTGCCCCGCCATGCCGTCGCAGGTGTCCGCCAGCCCGTCCAGGTGTATCGCCCCGGTTAAAATCACCAGCGCCGCTATCAGCAAAGCGTTGACCGCGCTGGCCGGCAAAAACAGGTTGAATACCCGGTTCAGCCCCGCCAGTATCCCCCCGATTATCAGCCCCACCAAAGGAAAGAAAACGGTGGCCCGCCCCAGCTGCGCCGGGCTCAGCTCGCGCTTTAGGGGTACGGGTATGCCGGTTAAAAGCTGTAGCGCCGCCAGAAAACTGTACGTATTTTTCCCTCCCGACTCCTGATTACCAACTACCAACTACTCATCACCCTTCTCCCTCTCTGCCAGCGGAGAGGGAGATACAGAGGGAGAGGTTCGTTATCCTTCTCCTTCTGATACCCCCGCCTCCGCGAAGGTCGCCATCTCGTTGAGCGTCCTCACCCCCGCCTCGGCCAGCATCATGCCCAGCGCCGCGCCGGTGCCCTCCCCCAGCCGCATCTCCAGGCTCAGCAGCGGTCTCAGTTCCAGGTAGTCGAGCATCGCCGCATGCCCGGCCTCCGCTGACACGTGCGCCGCTATCAGGTAGTCCTTGACCCGCGGCGCCAGCTTCACCGCTATCAGCGCCGCCGCCCCGGAAATGAATCCGTCGATAATTACCGGCACGCGGTTGGCGGCCGCCCCCAGTATCACCCCTGTCAGCCCCCCTATTTCAAATCCACCCACCGCCGCCAGCACTTTAAGGGGTCGGGATGGGTCGGGCTTGTTGGCCGCTACGGCGCGCCTTATGGCGTCTATCTTGTGCGCCAGCTGCTCGTCGGAAAGGCCGGTGCCCCGCCCCGTTACCTCCGCCGCCGTTTTGCCGGTCAGGGCCGCGAAGACGGCGCTGCTGGCCGTGGTGTTGCCGATGCCCATGTCCCCCGTGCCCACGATGTCCAGCCCCTTTTTAGCTTCGCTTTCGACTATTTCGATGCCGGCGGTCACGGCCTGGATTGCCTGCGCTTCCGTCATGGCCGGGCCGAGGCACATGTTCTTCGTGCCGTAGCCCACTTTCTTGACGATGAGGTTTTTATCCGGTTTGAGGTCGGACGCCACCCCCATGTCCACGAAGATGATGCGCGCTCCCGCCTGTCGCGCCAGCACGTTAATCCCCGCCCCGCCGTGTAAAAAGTTCTCCACCATCTGCGCGGTTACTTCCCGCGGCCAGTTGCCCACCTTTTCGTCCACCACCCCGTGGTCCCCCGCCATGGTAATCATGGCTTTGTCTTTAATCTGCGGCGTCGCTTTCCTCTGTATTCCCGCGATGCGTATGGAAAGCTCTTCCAGCCGGCCCAGGCTGCCGGCGGGCTTGGTCAATTGCTCCTGGCGTTCCCGGGCGGCCGCCATCGCCTTTTCATCCAGCGACCTTATACTCTCTATGGTTTTCGTGATTAAATCCATTAAACTCCTTGATTGTGAGTTTTCAGTTCACGGTTGACAGTTAACAGTGGGGGAAAAGGGGGTGGGAATACTGTCAAC includes:
- the cobT gene encoding nicotinate-nucleotide--dimethylbenzimidazole phosphoribosyltransferase; the encoded protein is MDLITKTIESIRSLDEKAMAAARERQEQLTKPAGSLGRLEELSIRIAGIQRKATPQIKDKAMITMAGDHGVVDEKVGNWPREVTAQMVENFLHGGAGINVLARQAGARIIFVDMGVASDLKPDKNLIVKKVGYGTKNMCLGPAMTEAQAIQAVTAGIEIVESEAKKGLDIVGTGDMGIGNTTASSAVFAALTGKTAAEVTGRGTGLSDEQLAHKIDAIRRAVAANKPDPSRPLKVLAAVGGFEIGGLTGVILGAAANRVPVIIDGFISGAAALIAVKLAPRVKDYLIAAHVSAEAGHAAMLDYLELRPLLSLEMRLGEGTGAALGMMLAEAGVRTLNEMATFAEAGVSEGEG
- the cobS gene encoding adenosylcobinamide-GDP ribazoletransferase, which translates into the protein MVVGNQESGGKNTYSFLAALQLLTGIPVPLKRELSPAQLGRATVFFPLVGLIIGGILAGLNRVFNLFLPASAVNALLIAALVILTGAIHLDGLADTCDGMAGHKPVEERWRIMRDSRSGAFGVVGVALVLLVKYVLLSNIPAEKMTAVLLFMPAASRWAMVYSIYAFRYARPEGLGSAYKSATRWPQFLAATIFTAGLAAAFYPLFQVTGFLIMAGVWLTATGLAFYLKRKFAGLTGDSYGAINEVSELAALLAAIIIFTNAPGMG